From the Prunus dulcis chromosome 4, ALMONDv2, whole genome shotgun sequence genome, one window contains:
- the LOC117625143 gene encoding uncharacterized protein LOC117625143 — protein sequence MNLGDLNKVWEIKTLKRKDQEAEARKILDKIAKQVQPIMRKHKWRVKLLSEFCPNNHRLLGLNVNRGVHVKLRLRRPNRDWDFYPIDQVLDTMLHELCHNVHGPHDAKFYKLWDELRKECEELMSKGITGSAQGFDLPGRRLGSFSRQPPLSSLCKTALAAAEKRVLLGSIMPSGPKRLGGDSNIMVALSPVQAAAMAAERRLQDDIWCGSVSAEASTDGECSYDKSEDHQSIGPNAGSSRPPNGAKAHSSDTLLQKRSRELNTNGFSKSTKCNLGSELVDLSMDESISGSMIDCDIKSQKRSRGSENSSFSRSNCHLESSVRHQSGVSSSGSMSNNDGTHNPEETAPWQCKTCTLLNPPLAPICELCNTKKPKDVGTNYKIWSCRFCTLENCVKLDKCSACGQWRYSHGPPIASQAPNLGT from the exons atgaatttggggGACCTAAACAAGGTCTGGGAAATCAAAACCCTGAAAAGAAAGGATCAGGAAGCGGAAGCCAGGAAGATTCTCGACAAAATTGCCAAACAGGTCCAGCCCATTATGCGCAAACACAAATGGCGCGTCAAGCTTCTCTCTGAATTCTG CCCAAACAACCATCGTCTTCTAGGGTTGAATGTGAACCGCGGGGTGCATGTGAAACTGAGGCTGCGTAGGCCAAACAGGGATTGGGATTTCTATCCCATTGATCAAGTCCTTGATACAATGCTTCACGAACTTTGTCACAATGTTCATGGCCCTCATGATGCCAAGTTCTACAAGCTCTGGGATGAACTTAGAAAG GAATGTGAGGAGCTGATGTCTAAGGGAATAACTGGCAGTGCTCAGGGGTTTGATCTTCCAGGAAGACGTTTGGGGAGTTTTTCACGTCAACcccctctttcttctctctgcaAAACTGCACTTGCTGCTGCAGAAAAGAGAGTTCTTTTAGGATCTATAATGCCATCTGGACCTAAGCGTCTTGGTGGTGATAGCAATATTATGGTTGCACTTAGTCCAGTGCAAGCTGCTGCGATGGCTGCAGAGAGGAGATTGCAGGATGATATCTGGTGTGGTTCGGTGTCAGCTGAAGCTTCCACAGATGGAGAATGTAGCTATGATAAATCAGAGGACCATCAAAGTATAGGGCCAAATGCAGGAAGTTCAAGGCCTCCCAATGGTGCAAAAGCACATTCCTCAGATACGTTATTGCAAAAAAGAAGTCGTGAACTGAATACCAATGGTTTTTCTAAATCTACCAAATGCAATTTAGGATCTGAGTTGGTAGATTTATCCATGGATGAGTCAATATCTGGGTCCATGATTGATTGTGATATCAAATCCCAAAAGAGAAGTCGAGGATCAGAAAATAGTTCATTCTCTCGTTCCAATTGCCATCTAGAATCTAGTGTTAGGCATCAGTCAGGTGTTTCATCTTCCGGGTCCATGTCTAATAATGATGGAACACATAATCCAGAGGAAACTGCTCCTTGGCAGTGCAAAACGTGCACTTTGCTGAATCCC CCATTAGCTCCAATATGTGAGCTCTGTAAcacaaagaaaccaaaagatgTTGgtacaaattacaaaatttggTCCTGTAGATTCTGCACTTTGGAAAACTGTGTGAAGTTGGATAAATGCTCAGCATGTGGTCAGTGGAGATACTCACATGGCCCACCAATAGCAAGCCAGGCACCAAATCTGGGCACTTGA